A genomic segment from Janibacter sp. DB-40 encodes:
- a CDS encoding FMN reductase, whose translation MSRRLLVISAGLSEPSSTRLLADQLADATRAAVGGRGESAQVETIELRELAVEMAQTLVSGNRPTPGMVDAKRKIAAADGIIAVTPVFTASYSGLFKTFVDLLDPTSLTGTPVLLAATAGTPRHSLVLEHAMRPLFAYLRAVVVPTAVFAATEDFGGDIDLERRVHRAAGELATLVVAERTGVAGFAPTGEEDVEPLGPVTDFSELLRGHDGG comes from the coding sequence ATGAGCCGCCGCCTCCTCGTCATCAGCGCCGGGCTCTCCGAGCCCTCCAGCACCCGCCTGCTCGCCGACCAGCTCGCCGACGCCACCCGCGCGGCCGTCGGCGGGCGGGGCGAGTCGGCGCAGGTCGAGACCATCGAGCTGCGTGAGCTCGCCGTCGAGATGGCGCAGACGCTGGTCTCCGGCAACCGGCCGACTCCCGGCATGGTCGATGCGAAGCGGAAGATCGCCGCCGCGGACGGGATCATCGCCGTCACGCCGGTCTTCACGGCCAGCTACTCCGGGTTGTTCAAGACCTTCGTCGACCTGCTCGACCCGACCTCGCTCACCGGCACGCCGGTGCTCCTCGCCGCGACGGCCGGCACCCCCCGGCACAGCCTCGTGCTCGAGCACGCGATGCGCCCGCTGTTCGCGTACCTGCGGGCGGTCGTCGTGCCGACCGCGGTGTTCGCCGCCACCGAGGACTTCGGCGGTGACATCGACCTCGAGCGCCGCGTGCACCGTGCCGCCGGCGAGCTGGCCACCCTGGTCGTGGCCGAGCGCACCGGCGTCGCCGGCTTCGCGCCGACGGGCGAGGAGGACGTCGAGCCCCTCGGGCCGGTCACCGACTTCTCCGAGCTGTTGCGGGGGCACGACGGGGGCTGA
- a CDS encoding LLM class flavin-dependent oxidoreductase, with translation MQFGLFSVGDVTTDPTTGRTPSEAERISAMTQIALKAEEVGLDVFATGEHHNPPFVPSAPTTHLAFIAAQTQHLKLSTATTLITTTDPVRIAEDYSFLQHLSGGRVDLMMGRGNTGPVYPWFGKDIRQGIPLAIENYHLLRRLWREKNVTWKGQFRTPLQGFTTSPFPLDDTPPFVWHGSIRSTEIAEQAAFYGDGFFHNNIFWNMEHTAQMVDLYRRRFEHYGHGSADQAIVGLGGQAFMAATEAEAKRTFRPYFDNAPVYGHGPSMEDFTAQTPLTVGTPEMVIERTLSFADSVGDYQRQLFLMDHAGLPLEMVLEQVEMLGTEVVPVLRAEFERRRPEHVPSEPPTHASLVAQGPDGPHRKVVPSPVAIAREEEKAEREQAKAGAR, from the coding sequence ATGCAGTTCGGACTCTTCTCCGTCGGCGACGTGACGACGGACCCCACGACCGGCCGCACGCCGAGCGAGGCCGAGCGCATCTCCGCCATGACGCAGATCGCGCTGAAGGCCGAGGAGGTCGGGCTCGACGTCTTCGCCACCGGGGAGCACCACAACCCGCCCTTCGTCCCGTCCGCGCCCACGACGCACCTGGCCTTCATCGCCGCGCAGACGCAGCACCTGAAGCTCTCGACCGCGACCACCCTCATCACGACGACGGACCCGGTGCGCATCGCCGAGGACTACTCCTTCCTGCAGCACCTCTCGGGCGGGCGGGTCGACCTGATGATGGGCCGCGGCAACACCGGCCCGGTCTACCCGTGGTTCGGCAAGGACATCCGCCAGGGCATCCCGCTGGCGATCGAGAACTACCACCTGCTCCGCCGCCTGTGGCGGGAGAAGAACGTCACCTGGAAGGGCCAGTTCCGCACGCCCCTGCAGGGGTTCACCACCTCACCCTTCCCGCTGGACGACACCCCGCCCTTCGTGTGGCACGGCTCGATCCGCTCCACCGAGATCGCCGAGCAGGCCGCCTTCTACGGCGACGGGTTCTTCCACAACAACATCTTCTGGAACATGGAGCACACCGCCCAGATGGTGGACCTGTACCGCCGTCGCTTCGAGCACTACGGGCACGGCTCCGCCGACCAGGCGATCGTCGGGCTCGGCGGCCAGGCCTTCATGGCCGCGACCGAGGCCGAGGCCAAGCGGACCTTCCGCCCCTACTTCGACAACGCGCCGGTCTACGGGCACGGGCCGTCGATGGAGGACTTCACCGCACAGACCCCGCTGACCGTCGGCACCCCCGAGATGGTCATCGAGCGCACGCTGTCCTTCGCCGACTCCGTCGGTGACTACCAGCGCCAGCTGTTCCTCATGGACCACGCGGGCCTGCCCCTCGAGATGGTCCTCGAACAGGTCGAGATGCTCGGCACGGAGGTCGTCCCGGTGCTGCGCGCGGAGTTCGAGCGGCGCCGTCCCGAGCACGTGCCGAGCGAGCCGCCGACGCATGCCTCGCTCGTCGCGCAGGGTCCGGACGGCCCGCACCGCAAGGTCGTCCCCTCCCCCGTCGCCATCGCCCGCGAGGAGGAGAAGGCCGAGCGCGAGCAGGCGAAGGCGGGCGCTCGATGA
- a CDS encoding SMP-30/gluconolactonase/LRE family protein translates to MRAERLTDAVAHHAEGPCWWPGWGGLRWVDMTAGDVLHLTDSGAVGRTHVGDVAAMIRPRSVGGAVIALERGLGFADEDWRVDPLRPMWTTDAVRMNEGGVAPDGSLYVGSMAYDQAKGAARLYRVHPDGRVETALESVTVSNGIDFAPDGSRAYYNDTPTGAITVFDWSPEGGLEHGRVFAEVDGFPDGLTVDGEGGVWTAVFGGGRVERRAPDGTRDAVVEVGARQVTACTFGGADLDELYITTSREGLDEGEDPAAGSLFVARPGVRGKAVTPFAG, encoded by the coding sequence ATGCGCGCCGAACGCCTCACCGACGCCGTCGCCCACCACGCCGAGGGACCGTGCTGGTGGCCGGGCTGGGGCGGCCTGCGCTGGGTCGACATGACCGCCGGCGACGTGCTGCACCTGACCGACTCCGGCGCGGTGGGCCGCACCCACGTCGGTGACGTCGCGGCGATGATCCGGCCCCGGAGCGTCGGCGGCGCGGTCATCGCACTCGAGCGCGGCCTGGGGTTCGCGGACGAGGACTGGCGGGTGGACCCCCTTCGCCCGATGTGGACCACGGACGCCGTCCGGATGAACGAGGGCGGCGTCGCGCCCGACGGCAGCCTCTACGTCGGGTCGATGGCCTACGACCAGGCGAAGGGTGCCGCCCGCCTCTACCGCGTGCATCCCGACGGCCGCGTGGAGACCGCGCTGGAGTCGGTGACCGTCTCCAACGGCATCGACTTCGCCCCCGACGGCAGCCGCGCCTACTACAACGACACCCCGACCGGGGCGATCACGGTCTTCGACTGGTCGCCGGAGGGCGGGCTGGAGCACGGCCGGGTGTTCGCGGAGGTGGACGGCTTCCCCGACGGCCTCACCGTCGACGGCGAAGGGGGCGTGTGGACGGCCGTCTTCGGCGGCGGCCGGGTCGAGCGCCGGGCTCCGGACGGGACCCGCGACGCGGTGGTCGAGGTCGGGGCGCGGCAGGTGACCGCGTGCACCTTCGGCGGCGCGGACCTGGACGAGCTGTACATCACGACCTCCCGCGAGGGGCTCGACGAGGGCGAGGACCCCGCGGCCGGCTCGCTCTTCGTCGCGCGGCCGGGCGTGCGGGGGAAGGCGGTCACCCCCTTTGCGGGATGA
- a CDS encoding 5,10-methylenetetrahydrofolate reductase, with amino-acid sequence MQDQHRTLVPAAFPAPARNPREVLLFGLTPPRADTTPERVTEIAERTLARVDALPVDALVIYDITDEADRNPQPRPFPFVEMLDPAAYLSDGLTGWDKPAVIYRYVGKYSPDELRSWLQSAPDNVMTVFVGSSSSDATVRTSLPQAVEIHHETRPELPLGAVTIPERHIGRGDEHQRLLRKQQGGSQFFISQIVYDIGAAKNLASDYRYAARESGVEVAPLIFTLSLCGSAKTLSFLEWLGVEVPHWVRNEILHTEDPLDWSRQQALNAARELADFCRYLGIPFGFNVESVSSRRVEIEAGVALTHEIAELLERD; translated from the coding sequence ATGCAGGATCAGCACCGCACCCTCGTTCCGGCCGCCTTCCCCGCACCGGCCCGCAACCCGCGCGAGGTCCTGCTCTTCGGCCTGACTCCCCCGCGCGCCGACACCACGCCCGAGCGCGTCACCGAGATCGCCGAGCGCACCCTCGCCCGGGTCGACGCCCTGCCGGTCGACGCGCTGGTGATCTACGACATCACCGACGAAGCCGACCGCAACCCGCAGCCGCGCCCCTTCCCCTTCGTCGAGATGCTCGACCCGGCGGCCTACCTGTCGGACGGCCTGACCGGGTGGGACAAGCCGGCCGTCATCTACCGCTACGTCGGCAAGTACTCCCCGGACGAGCTGCGCAGCTGGCTGCAGTCGGCGCCCGACAACGTCATGACGGTCTTCGTCGGCTCCTCGAGCAGCGACGCCACCGTCCGCACGAGCCTGCCGCAGGCCGTGGAGATCCACCACGAGACCCGTCCCGAGCTGCCCCTGGGCGCGGTGACGATCCCCGAGCGGCACATCGGGCGCGGCGACGAGCACCAGCGCCTGCTGCGCAAGCAGCAAGGGGGCTCGCAGTTCTTCATCAGCCAGATCGTCTACGACATCGGTGCCGCCAAGAACCTCGCCTCGGACTACCGCTACGCCGCCCGCGAGAGCGGCGTCGAAGTCGCTCCGCTCATCTTCACCCTCTCCCTGTGCGGCTCGGCGAAGACGCTGTCCTTCCTCGAGTGGCTCGGGGTCGAGGTGCCGCACTGGGTGCGCAACGAGATCCTGCACACCGAGGACCCGCTCGACTGGTCCCGCCAGCAGGCCCTCAACGCCGCCCGGGAGCTCGCCGACTTCTGCCGGTACCTGGGCATCCCCTTCGGCTTCAACGTCGAGTCCGTCTCCAGCCGCAGGGTCGAGATCGAGGCGGGCGTCGCCCTCACCCACGAGATCGCTGAGCTGCTCGAGCGCGACTGA
- a CDS encoding SDR family NAD(P)-dependent oxidoreductase codes for MQVKDTAAIVTGGASGLGAATAAALAEQGAKVFAFDLADSIAAAPAVDGVEYVEVDVTDQGQVREAVATAAGAGVPLRTVINCAGIGPSMRILGRKGPHDLDTYAKVVQINLVGSFNVLTLAAEQIAETEPLADDARGVIINTASIAGYEGQIGQAAYASSKAGIIGLTLPAARDLAQHGIRVLTIAPGIVETPMLATVSEEFREGLAAGVPFPKRLARPDEYARLAMSLVEQDYLNGEVVRMDGALRMAPR; via the coding sequence ATGCAGGTCAAGGACACCGCCGCGATCGTTACCGGAGGCGCCTCCGGGCTGGGGGCGGCCACCGCAGCGGCGCTCGCGGAGCAGGGCGCCAAGGTCTTCGCCTTCGACCTGGCTGACTCCATCGCCGCGGCGCCCGCCGTCGACGGCGTGGAGTACGTCGAGGTGGACGTGACCGACCAGGGGCAGGTGCGCGAGGCCGTGGCCACCGCGGCGGGTGCCGGGGTCCCCCTTCGCACGGTCATCAACTGCGCCGGCATCGGGCCGTCGATGCGCATCCTCGGCCGCAAGGGCCCGCACGACCTCGACACCTACGCCAAGGTCGTCCAGATCAACCTCGTCGGCTCCTTCAACGTGCTCACCCTCGCGGCGGAGCAGATCGCGGAGACCGAGCCGCTGGCGGACGACGCCCGCGGCGTCATCATCAACACCGCCTCCATCGCCGGCTACGAGGGCCAGATCGGGCAGGCGGCCTACGCCTCGAGCAAGGCCGGCATCATCGGCCTGACCCTGCCCGCGGCCCGCGACCTCGCCCAGCACGGCATCCGCGTGCTGACGATCGCGCCGGGCATCGTCGAGACGCCGATGCTCGCGACGGTCTCGGAGGAGTTCCGGGAGGGGCTGGCCGCCGGCGTGCCCTTCCCGAAGCGCCTGGCCCGCCCGGACGAGTACGCCCGGCTGGCGATGTCGCTCGTCGAGCAGGACTACCTCAACGGCGAGGTCGTGCGCATGGACGGCGCGCTGCGGATGGCCCCGCGCTGA
- a CDS encoding YbaK/EbsC family protein — protein sequence MDGETRATQALRDSGMEYTITRHGKVGSLEEAAAARGVEPADIIKTLVVRRGEDDHLFVLVPGDRQISWPKLRAHLDVNRLSLPDKDVAREVTGYERGTITPFGSLTELPVIADSSMAGRIVSIGAGAHGVAATVDADAAIIRLGADVADVTDPA from the coding sequence ATGGATGGTGAGACCCGGGCGACACAGGCCCTCAGGGACAGCGGTATGGAGTACACGATCACCCGGCACGGGAAGGTCGGCTCCCTCGAGGAGGCCGCCGCGGCACGCGGTGTCGAGCCCGCGGACATCATCAAGACGCTCGTCGTGCGCCGGGGCGAGGACGACCACCTCTTCGTCCTCGTCCCCGGCGACCGGCAGATCTCCTGGCCGAAGCTGCGCGCCCACCTCGACGTGAACCGGCTGTCGTTGCCGGACAAGGACGTCGCCCGCGAGGTGACCGGCTACGAGAGGGGCACGATCACCCCCTTCGGGTCGCTCACCGAGCTGCCGGTCATCGCCGACAGTTCCATGGCCGGCCGGATCGTCTCCATCGGGGCCGGCGCCCACGGGGTCGCGGCCACCGTCGACGCGGACGCGGCCATCATCCGCCTCGGCGCGGACGTCGCCGACGTCACCGACCCCGCCTGA
- a CDS encoding enoyl-CoA hydratase/isomerase family protein, whose product MTEVTYTVADGIAHIELNRPESANTIDMPLALALGEAATNAAEDDTVRAVVLSGAGARFCGGGDVAAFAGEEEPSSYIRELALTADSAVQTLESMAKPVVAAVQGAVAGGGLGIMLAADVIVAAEGTKFVFAYPNIGLSPDCGASGSLPRVLGQRRALAFALLGEPMSAAEAVEQDLVTEIAADPGARAREIAGMWAAGASEAYGRARSLMRASADLIREEVGQDEANMISWLSMKSETRERFTQFLQR is encoded by the coding sequence ATGACTGAAGTCACCTACACCGTCGCGGACGGGATCGCTCACATCGAGCTCAACCGTCCCGAGTCCGCCAACACGATCGACATGCCCCTCGCGCTCGCGCTCGGGGAGGCCGCGACCAACGCGGCCGAGGACGACACGGTGCGCGCCGTGGTCCTCAGCGGGGCCGGCGCACGATTCTGCGGGGGCGGCGATGTCGCCGCCTTCGCCGGCGAGGAGGAGCCGAGCAGCTACATCCGCGAGCTCGCCCTGACGGCGGACTCGGCCGTGCAGACGCTCGAGTCGATGGCCAAGCCGGTCGTCGCCGCCGTGCAGGGAGCCGTCGCGGGCGGCGGCCTGGGCATCATGCTCGCCGCCGACGTCATCGTCGCCGCGGAGGGCACGAAGTTCGTCTTCGCCTACCCGAACATCGGGCTGTCCCCCGACTGCGGGGCCTCGGGCTCACTGCCCCGGGTCCTCGGGCAGCGCCGGGCGCTGGCCTTCGCGCTGCTCGGTGAGCCGATGTCGGCCGCGGAGGCGGTCGAGCAGGACCTGGTGACGGAGATCGCCGCGGACCCGGGTGCCCGGGCGCGCGAGATCGCCGGGATGTGGGCCGCGGGTGCGTCCGAGGCCTACGGCCGGGCCCGCAGCCTGATGCGCGCGAGCGCGGACCTCATCCGCGAGGAAGTCGGCCAGGACGAGGCGAACATGATCAGCTGGCTGTCGATGAAGTCCGAGACGCGCGAGCGCTTCACGCAGTTCCTGCAGCGCTGA
- a CDS encoding thiolase family protein, with the protein MECWQETPFPDQRRDIVEKIVVVDGARTPTGSFGGMFKDVPGYELGATASREALTRAGVAGEDISEVVMGCIGQVGPDAYNARRVAVTAGLPTNVPAFTVNRLCGSGLQAIWSAAQEMRWNDLDFTLAGGDESMTRMPFYDFGARSGYKLGNRKLEDGTVLMLTDPFHDIHMGVTAENVATKYGVSREEQDEFALESQRRAATPEAQAAFAEEITAVEVGGRKPFTADTDEHPKPDTTLETLAKLRPAFSKDGTVTAGNASGINDGAGAVVLGRESAVKERGRTGLVSLEAVTTAAMEPELMGYAPTHALKALFAKTGLQPSDVGVIELNEAFASQAVAVIRDTGLDPARVNPYGGAIALGHPVGATGAILTVRAAKHMVRNDLEYGIVTMCIGGGQALAALFRRV; encoded by the coding sequence ATGGAATGCTGGCAGGAGACCCCCTTCCCCGACCAACGGAGAGACATCGTGGAGAAGATCGTCGTCGTCGACGGAGCCCGGACCCCCACCGGCAGCTTCGGCGGCATGTTCAAGGACGTCCCCGGCTACGAGCTCGGGGCGACCGCCAGCCGGGAGGCGCTGACCCGGGCCGGGGTGGCCGGTGAGGACATCTCCGAGGTCGTCATGGGCTGCATCGGCCAGGTCGGCCCGGACGCCTACAACGCCCGCCGGGTCGCGGTGACCGCCGGCCTGCCCACCAACGTCCCCGCCTTCACCGTCAACCGCCTCTGCGGCTCCGGCCTGCAGGCCATCTGGTCCGCCGCGCAGGAGATGCGGTGGAACGACCTCGACTTCACCCTCGCGGGTGGCGACGAGTCGATGACGCGGATGCCGTTCTACGACTTCGGCGCCCGCAGCGGCTACAAGCTGGGCAACCGGAAGCTGGAGGACGGCACCGTCCTCATGCTCACCGATCCCTTCCACGACATCCACATGGGTGTCACCGCGGAGAACGTCGCGACGAAGTACGGCGTCTCCCGCGAGGAGCAGGACGAGTTCGCGCTCGAGTCGCAGCGTCGTGCCGCGACTCCCGAGGCGCAGGCCGCCTTCGCCGAGGAGATCACGGCCGTCGAGGTCGGGGGTCGCAAGCCCTTCACCGCCGACACGGACGAGCACCCCAAGCCGGACACCACCCTGGAGACCCTGGCGAAGCTGCGCCCGGCCTTCAGCAAGGACGGCACGGTCACCGCCGGCAACGCCTCCGGCATCAACGACGGCGCCGGAGCCGTCGTCCTCGGCCGTGAGTCCGCCGTCAAGGAGCGCGGTCGGACCGGCCTCGTCAGCCTCGAAGCGGTCACCACGGCCGCCATGGAACCGGAGCTCATGGGCTACGCGCCGACGCACGCGCTCAAGGCGCTCTTCGCGAAGACGGGGCTGCAGCCCTCCGACGTCGGCGTCATCGAGCTCAACGAGGCCTTCGCCTCCCAGGCCGTCGCCGTCATCCGCGACACCGGCCTGGACCCGGCGCGGGTCAACCCCTACGGCGGGGCCATCGCGCTCGGCCACCCCGTCGGTGCGACCGGCGCCATCCTCACCGTGCGCGCAGCCAAGCACATGGTGCGCAACGACCTCGAGTACGGCATCGTCACCATGTGCATCGGTGGGGGCCAGGCCCTCGCCGCACTTTTCAGGAGGGTCTGA
- a CDS encoding GyrI-like domain-containing protein, giving the protein MTEPSYLDEPHTEVTYLTAEETPTVVRVTEGVAPHEMGGIFDETFSALVPGLEEFDVAATGPAFSLHHRNPGATMTFDVGFPVDKVLNGELEAGGITFYASKLPAGRIATISYFGGYDGLGQAWQEFMKAVARAGHQPQLPFWEVYVTEPGPDVDPSTLRTDLVTLLAR; this is encoded by the coding sequence GTGACCGAGCCCAGCTACCTCGACGAGCCACACACCGAGGTCACCTACCTCACCGCCGAGGAGACGCCGACCGTCGTGCGCGTCACCGAGGGGGTCGCGCCGCACGAGATGGGCGGGATCTTCGACGAGACCTTCTCCGCCCTGGTCCCGGGGCTGGAGGAGTTCGACGTCGCCGCGACCGGTCCCGCCTTCTCGCTGCACCACCGCAACCCCGGGGCGACGATGACCTTCGACGTCGGCTTCCCGGTGGACAAGGTGCTCAACGGCGAGCTCGAGGCGGGCGGCATCACCTTCTACGCCTCGAAACTGCCCGCCGGGCGGATCGCGACAATCTCGTACTTCGGCGGCTACGACGGACTGGGGCAGGCCTGGCAGGAGTTCATGAAGGCGGTCGCGCGCGCCGGGCACCAGCCGCAGCTGCCGTTCTGGGAGGTCTACGTGACCGAGCCGGGACCCGACGTGGACCCCAGCACCCTGCGCACGGACCTGGTGACGCTCCTGGCCCGCTGA
- a CDS encoding zinc-dependent alcohol dehydrogenase has protein sequence MKAVTWQSHNSVEVTDVPDPRIEQPTDAIVRVTSTAICGSDLHLYGVLGPFLSPGDVLGHEAMGIVEEVGPDTGDLKVGDRVVVPFNISCGRCWMCERGLQSQCETTQVTEQGMGASLFGFSSLYGSVPGGQAEYLRVPQAQYGPVRIPDTGPDQRYLYLSDVLPTAWQAAQYAEIGEGDTVLVLGLGPIGQMATRSAKVQGAGRVIGVDRVDERLAMAAAHDVETLDLRTVDDLGDAVRDLTQGRGADRVIDAVGMEAHGNPIAETVIKATTRTPKPLARAAMKTVGIDRLEALHSAIDCVRRGGTISLSGVYGGMVSPMPLLTMFDKQVTMRMGQANVRRWTDELLETVSRDEDVFDVEGLATHHLPLAEAPEAYRTFRDKEDGCIKVVLQP, from the coding sequence ATGAAGGCCGTGACCTGGCAGTCCCACAACTCCGTCGAGGTGACGGACGTCCCCGACCCGCGGATCGAGCAGCCGACCGACGCGATCGTCCGCGTCACCTCGACCGCCATCTGCGGCTCGGACCTGCACCTCTACGGCGTCCTCGGCCCCTTCCTCTCACCGGGGGACGTCCTCGGCCACGAGGCCATGGGCATCGTCGAGGAGGTCGGCCCCGACACCGGGGACCTGAAGGTGGGCGATCGAGTCGTCGTGCCCTTCAACATCTCCTGCGGGCGCTGCTGGATGTGCGAGCGGGGGCTGCAGTCCCAGTGCGAGACCACCCAGGTGACCGAGCAGGGCATGGGCGCCTCCCTCTTCGGGTTCAGCAGCCTCTACGGCTCCGTCCCGGGCGGCCAGGCCGAGTACCTGCGGGTGCCGCAGGCCCAGTACGGTCCCGTCCGCATCCCGGACACCGGGCCGGACCAGCGTTACCTGTACCTCTCCGACGTCCTCCCGACCGCGTGGCAGGCCGCGCAGTACGCGGAGATCGGCGAGGGCGACACCGTCCTCGTGCTCGGTCTCGGTCCGATCGGCCAGATGGCCACCCGCTCCGCGAAGGTCCAGGGGGCCGGCCGCGTCATCGGGGTCGACCGTGTCGACGAGCGCCTGGCGATGGCCGCGGCACACGACGTGGAGACGCTCGACCTGCGCACCGTGGACGACCTCGGTGACGCCGTGCGGGACCTCACGCAGGGCCGCGGCGCCGACCGGGTCATCGACGCCGTCGGCATGGAGGCGCACGGCAACCCCATCGCCGAGACGGTCATCAAGGCGACGACTCGCACCCCGAAGCCGCTGGCCCGCGCGGCCATGAAGACCGTGGGCATCGACCGCCTCGAGGCCCTGCACAGTGCCATCGACTGCGTCCGGCGCGGCGGCACGATCTCGCTCAGTGGCGTCTACGGCGGCATGGTGAGCCCGATGCCGCTGCTGACGATGTTCGACAAGCAGGTGACGATGCGGATGGGTCAGGCCAACGTGCGGCGCTGGACCGACGAGCTGCTGGAGACGGTCTCCCGCGACGAGGACGTCTTCGACGTCGAGGGCCTGGCCACCCACCACCTGCCGCTGGCCGAGGCACCCGAGGCCTACCGCACCTTCCGGGACAAGGAGGACGGCTGCATCAAGGTGGTCCTCCAGCCCTGA
- a CDS encoding putative transporter small subunit, producing MSITALTIYILMWPAIVGVILAVIGTGFVREMRSARRKGEDLI from the coding sequence ATGTCCATCACCGCACTGACCATCTACATCCTCATGTGGCCGGCGATCGTCGGCGTCATCCTGGCCGTGATCGGCACCGGCTTCGTGCGCGAGATGCGCTCCGCGAGGCGGAAGGGCGAGGACCTCATCTGA
- a CDS encoding sodium:solute symporter family protein: MPTEPPLGIVTIVALLLLFYGLTMYMSVRISRGKENADDYMTAGHGIGFGISAASMTATWIWASSMYASATSGYLYGISGPIHYGLWGALMILFIYPFGKRIRAVAPRAHTLAQVMAVRHGRSSQLMLAGSNVLGSVISLMSNFIAGGALIAMLSPLSFIQGVLAIAGGVLLYTIWSGFRASVLTDFAQVVAMLGAVVVLVPTLFFLLGGTDLLREGATNLTPQQSNFFSSEAFLMQGAPYIAAVLAYAIGNQTIAQRLFAVREDLIKPTFITATIGYGATVIGVGMLGVLALYAGVQPAGGDPNNLLPQLAASHLATPLIVVFFVMIIGSLSSTADSDLAALSSIVMTDVYGVSVRRSGRTVSPRTMLLIGRLTMVLATAAAVAFAALELSILDLLVFVGALWGCLVFPVIASFYWTKVTNSAFTVSVLLALAAFLPVRFGWLPRTTGTDLVVELLGVVGIGVVIGLMLFGFFGPKVGLAGGTIAALVLAPFAIGLIADYAALSGSLVAYAVSTLVCAAMTLASRGEPFDFDVIARKTGDFDPEDEAAASTTRPVVDPDDEPATV, encoded by the coding sequence ATGCCTACCGAGCCCCCATTGGGAATCGTGACCATCGTCGCGCTCCTGCTCCTCTTCTACGGACTGACGATGTACATGTCCGTCAGGATCAGCCGCGGCAAGGAGAACGCCGACGACTACATGACCGCAGGTCACGGCATCGGATTCGGCATCTCCGCCGCCTCCATGACGGCCACCTGGATCTGGGCGTCCTCGATGTACGCCTCCGCCACCTCCGGCTACCTCTACGGGATCTCCGGGCCGATCCACTACGGCCTGTGGGGCGCCCTGATGATCCTGTTCATCTACCCCTTCGGCAAGCGGATCCGCGCCGTCGCGCCGCGAGCGCACACGCTCGCCCAGGTGATGGCCGTGCGCCACGGCCGCTCGAGCCAGCTGATGCTCGCCGGGTCCAACGTCCTCGGCAGCGTCATCTCCCTGATGTCGAACTTCATCGCCGGTGGCGCGCTCATCGCGATGCTGTCGCCGCTGAGCTTCATCCAGGGCGTCCTCGCGATCGCGGGTGGCGTGCTCCTGTACACGATCTGGTCGGGGTTCCGCGCCTCGGTGCTGACGGACTTCGCCCAGGTCGTCGCCATGCTCGGTGCCGTCGTCGTCCTCGTGCCGACCTTGTTCTTCCTCCTCGGTGGGACGGACCTGCTGCGTGAGGGTGCCACCAACCTCACCCCGCAGCAGTCCAACTTCTTCTCCTCCGAGGCCTTCCTCATGCAGGGCGCCCCGTACATCGCGGCCGTCCTCGCCTACGCCATCGGCAACCAGACGATCGCCCAGCGACTCTTCGCCGTGCGCGAGGACCTCATCAAGCCGACCTTCATCACCGCGACCATCGGCTACGGCGCGACCGTCATCGGTGTCGGCATGCTCGGCGTCCTCGCCCTCTACGCCGGCGTCCAGCCGGCGGGCGGCGACCCGAACAACCTGCTGCCGCAGCTGGCCGCCAGCCACCTCGCGACGCCGCTCATCGTCGTCTTCTTCGTGATGATCATCGGCTCGCTCTCCTCGACGGCCGACTCCGACCTGGCCGCCCTCTCCTCGATCGTCATGACCGACGTCTACGGCGTGAGCGTCCGCCGCAGCGGGCGGACCGTCAGCCCGCGCACGATGCTGCTCATCGGTCGGCTGACGATGGTCCTGGCGACGGCAGCAGCGGTCGCGTTCGCGGCCCTGGAGCTGAGCATCCTCGACCTGCTCGTCTTCGTGGGCGCGCTCTGGGGCTGCCTGGTCTTCCCCGTCATCGCGTCCTTCTACTGGACCAAGGTCACCAACTCGGCCTTCACCGTCTCGGTGCTCCTCGCCCTCGCCGCGTTCCTCCCGGTCCGCTTCGGCTGGCTGCCGCGCACCACGGGCACGGACCTGGTCGTCGAGCTGCTCGGCGTCGTCGGGATCGGAGTGGTCATCGGACTGATGCTCTTCGGGTTCTTCGGGCCGAAGGTCGGCCTCGCCGGTGGCACCATCGCCGCCCTGGTCCTCGCCCCCTTCGCCATCGGCCTCATCGCGGACTACGCCGCGCTGTCCGGGTCGCTCGTGGCCTACGCGGTCTCGACGCTCGTCTGCGCCGCCATGACCCTCGCCTCCCGCGGGGAGCCCTTCGACTTCGACGTCATCGCCCGCAAGACGGGGGACTTCGACCCGGAGGACGAGGCCGCCGCATCCACAACCCGCCCCGTCGTCGACCCCGACGACGAGCCCGCGACCGTCTGA